From Pan troglodytes isolate AG18354 chromosome 11, NHGRI_mPanTro3-v2.0_pri, whole genome shotgun sequence, the proteins below share one genomic window:
- the FAM120AOS gene encoding LOW QUALITY PROTEIN: uncharacterized protein FAM120AOS (The sequence of the model RefSeq protein was modified relative to this genomic sequence to represent the inferred CDS: inserted 1 base in 1 codon) produces the protein MQFRGRNLCRGAGCNRQAVAGQLLPSTWSLHAHGLAKEAPILPVKKISRSCSVNNKVXKTTKPPTLRSFLSPI, from the exons ATGCAGTTCCGCGGCAG aAACCTCTGTAGAGGAGCAGGATGCAACCGACAGGCTGTGGCCGGACAGCTGCTGCCCAGCACATGGAGCCTGCACGCGCACGGTTTGGCCAAAGAAGCCCCCATACTCCCGGTGAAAAAG atttccAGAAGCTGTTCTGTCAATAACAAAG tcaaaaccacaaaaccacCAACACTAAGATCATTCTTGAGTCCAATTTGA